In one window of Nicotiana tabacum cultivar K326 chromosome 12, ASM71507v2, whole genome shotgun sequence DNA:
- the LOC107806890 gene encoding G-box-binding factor 4, which translates to MASMKLMASSASRNSDRRKSSASSSSSSSTMPHDLQYSNNGSNNSSSNLEATSVTPDLIFRNVYGESHSNTLLNTEITLLDAAGAITPISDSETPPATAVTASEVPPVRRTVDDVWREIVEGKREKQRAAVVAGCKEEMMTLEDFLVKAGAVEEEAVAPVQGPEVKVELGTERLSGGIFAFDHSTPYMATPQQSVPGFGRGKRKAVLEPLDKAAMQRQRRMIKNRESAARSRERKQAYQVELESMAVKLEEENELLLKEKEELTRAHYKQLIEKVIPVVDKRKPPRVLRRVCSMQW; encoded by the exons ATGGCGTCAATGAAGCTGATGGCTTCATCGGCGTCGCGCAATTCTGATCGAAGGAAATCGTCCGCGTCGTCATCGTCTTCGTCGTCGACGATGCCGCACGATTTGCAGTATTCAAACAACGGgagtaataatagtagtagtaatttgGAAGCGACTTCGGTGACGCCTGATTTAATTTTCCGGAATGTGTACGGAGAGAGTCATAGTAATACTTTACTGAACACGGAGATTACGTTACTCGATGCTGCCGGAGCAATAACGCCGATTAGTGATTCCGAGACGCCGCCGGCCACGGCGGTGACGGCTAGTGAGGTGCCACCGGTTAGGAGGACGGTGGATGATGTGTGGAGGGAAATTGTGGAAGGGAAGAGGGAAAAGCAAAGGGCGGCAGTAGTTGCGGGCTGTAAAGAGGAGATGATGACGCTGGAGGATTTTCTGGTGAAAGCGGGAGCAGTTGAGGAGGAGGCCGTGGCGCCTGTGCAGGGGCCTGAGGTGAAGGTTGAACTAGGGACTGAAAGGTTGAGTGGTGGAATTTTTGCATTTGATCATAGTACTCCATACATGGCCACGCCGCAGCAGAGCGTGCCAGGATTTGGAAGAGGGAAGAGGAAGGCGGTTTTGGAACCCTTAGATAAGGCGGCGATGCAGAGGCAACGGAGGATGATTAAGAACAGAGAGTCAGCTGCCCGGTCTAGAGAGCGGAAACAG GCTTATCAAGTGGAACTTGAGTCAATGGCAGTTAAATTAGAAGAGGAAAACGAACTTCTGTTGAAAGAGAAG GAAGAGCTAACCAGAGCACACTATAAGCAG TTAATAGAGAAAGTGATTCCAGTTGTGGATAAGCGAAAACCACCTCGTGTCCTGCGAAGAGTTTGTTCCATGCAGTGGTAA
- the LOC107806889 gene encoding uncharacterized protein LOC107806889, translating into MGLVSMFWVFFFILESVIFQLSHSATVVVDGVSEWKNPTVQIGDSIIFKNKYQYNLYIFQNQNAFNVCNFTQATLLTKSDSKSYTWHPSRPGYFYFSFNNGSNAACLQGQKLAIKVSLSTPAPEQPPAGSPPVVSGGVVSSSPAYPWPFQPRETTSPSPAPSALFPANGPMLPEKGGDIPFINSNPAVPLPTGEVDSATIRPLPTSGSAHHVMQVVGFSAIQRALCCAIFLMLL; encoded by the exons ATGGGACTTGTCTCAATGTTTTGGGTGTTTTTCTTCATTCTTGAAAGTGTAATTTTTCAGCTTTCTCATAGTGCAACTGTAGTAGTTGATGGAGTTTCAGAATGGAAAAACCCAACAGTCCAAATTGGAGATTCCATTA tattcaagaacaagtatcagTACAATCTCTACATTTTCCAGAACCAAAATGCCTTCAATGTCTGCAATTTCACTCAAGCTACACTTCTTACTAAATCTGATTCCAAGTCTTACACT TGGCACCCATCAAGACCAGGTTACTTTTACTTCTCATTCAACAATGGATCCAATGCAGCATGTTTACAAGGCCAAAAGCTAGCAATTAAGGTctctctttcaactccggcgccGGAGCAGCCACCGGCGGGATCTCCACCGGTGGTATCTGGTGGCGTTGTGTCATCTTCTCCGGCATACCCATGGCCGTTTCAGCCGCGAGAAACCACATCCCCTAGCCCTGCACCTAGTGCATTATTTCCTGCTAATGGACCAATGTTGCCGGAAAAAGGTGGTGATATTCCGTTTATTAATAGCAATCCGGCGGTTCCTTTGCCCACTGGTGAAGTAGACTCTGCTACTATTCGTCCTTTGCCTACTTCTGGTTCTGCTCACCATGTAATGCAG GTGGTGGGGTTTTCAGCAATTCAAAGAGCTTTGTGCTGTGCAATATTCTTAATGCTGCTTTAG